The sequence below is a genomic window from Longimicrobiaceae bacterium.
CGTCTCTACCCACTCCGCTCCCATCCCTCCTCCTTGGCCCCTGTACCCTTTGTTTACCCGGCGGCAGTATAGGACACACTTGTGGGTAATGGGTAGAGCTGCTTGGGAGAGGGTTTCGTGCCTGCGCTTCCGTCGAAAGCCGTTTCGCGGTAGATACATCGGATGGCCGACGATGACGTCGCCACGGTCGTTGCGCCGTGCGGCGTCTCTTCGCCTCCGCTCGCCATCAGCGAGATCGCATCTTCCGACAGATTCGATTCAATCGACGCATCCCCGGCAGAGAAGCAAACGAAATCGCCCGATCCCAACCGAGATGAGACTCGGCCCGGACCGGGCGATTTGTCGAGCAGCGACTGGCGCGAGGGGCTCCGCGCCGGAGGCTTGGGGTTAGTCCGCGAAGGCGGACTTTGCGCAGTCGTTGCCGCGGTTTCAACCGCCCGGCATCCCCGGCTGTTCATCTCCCGCATCGTTGGGCCGCTTCTGGCGAAGCAGGCGACTGGGTTGGGAGACGAAAGCCTACCGCGCGAAGTCGACCGCGCGGGTTTCGCGGATGACGACGACCTTGATCTGGCCGGGGTACTGGAGCTCGGCCTCGATGCGGCGCGCCGTCTCCTCGCTGAGCCGAGTCATGTCCTCGTCGCTGACCTGCTCGGGCGTGACCAGGATGCGCAGCTCGCGGCCGGCCTGGATGGCGAAGCAGCGCTCCACGCCGGGGAACGAGGTGGCGATCTCCTCCAGCTTCTCCAGGCGCTTCACGTACGTCTCGAACATCTCGCGCCGTGCGCCGGGGCGCGAGCCGGAGATGGCGTCGCCGGCGGTGACCAGGAAGGTCTCCGGGTAGAGGTGCGGCTCCTCGTCGTGGTGCGCCTTGATGGCGTTCAGCACCTGCGGGCCCTCGCCGTACTTCTTGCACAGGTTCCAGCCCAGCTCCACGTGGGTGCCCTCGTGCTCGTGGGTCATGCCCTTGCCCACGTCGTGCAGCAGGCCCATGCGCTTGGCGAGCGTGGCGTCGAAGCCCATCTCGGCCGCCATGTTGCCGGCCAGCAGCGCCACCTCCTTGGAGTGCAGCAGCTGGTTCTGGCCGTACGACGTGCGGAACTTCAGGCGCCCCAGCACCTTGACGACCTCGGGGTGCACGCCGTGGATGCCCAGCTCGTACAGCACCTCCTCGGCGGCCTCGCGCATGCCGTTCTCCACCTCCTTGCGGCTCTTCGCGACCACGTCGTCGATGCGGCCGGGGTGGATGCGCCCGTCGCTGACCAGCTTCTCCAGCGCGATGCGCGCCGTCTCGCGGCGGATGGGGTCGAAGCCGGAGAGCACCACCGCCTCGGGCGTGTCGTCGATGATGACGTCGATGCCGGTGGCCTGCTCGAAGGCGCGGATGTTCCGCCCCTCGCGGCCGATGATGCGGCCCTTCATCTCGTCCGACGGAAGGGAGACGACGGAGACGGTGGTCTCGGCCGTGTGGTCGGCGGCGATGCGCTGGATGGCGAGGGAGATGATCTTCTTGGCCTCGCGCTCGCCGTCGCGCCGCGCCTCCTCCTTGATCTCGCGGACGCGCTGGGCGCCGGTGGCGCGCGCCTCCTCCTCCATCTCGTGCATGAGCGTGCGGCGCGCCTCGTCGCCGGTGAGGCCCGCCAGCGACTCCAGGCGGTGCTGCACCTCGGCGAAGCGGCCGCGCAGCTCCTGCTCCTGCGCCTCGGCGGCCTGCTCGCGCGCGGCGATGGCCTCGGCACGCTTCTCCTGCGCCTGGCCCTTCTCCTCCACCAGGTGGAACTTGCGGTCCAGCGACTCCTCGCGCTCCTGGAGCCGGCGCTCCACGCGCTCGATCTCGTCGCGGCGGCGGGCCTCCTCGCGCTCCCACTCCTCCTTGGCGCGGAACGCCTCTTCCTTGCCGGCCAGCACCTCGGCCTTGCGCAGGCTCTCGGCCTCGCCCTCGGCGGCCGAGCGGATGCGCGCCGCCTCGTCGTTCGCGGTCGCGCGTGCGCTGCGGAGGCGCCCTTCCAGCAGGCTCTTGCCCACCATGAAGCCCCCGGCGCCCGCCACGAGGGCGGCCGCCAGGGCGATCAGAATCGTTTGCATCTGAGTTTTATTTCCGGCACGGGCACGAGGCCCGCGGCAGGGTACAATAAGGCGCGGTGGCAGAAACGGAGTTCCTCCTGCCACCGTCGCATCCCACGCATGACTGTCGGGCGTATGCGCGCGGCGAAGGGGCCGCACGAAAAACATACCGAAGTCGCACTTGCATCCGCAACCCCGGTGCCACGGCGGCGGGTGCGGCTTGTCGGAAGATGGCGGGCGGCGTAGCTTCGCGGGTTCCCCTTCCTCACACCCCGGAACCGCCGCATGACCGACCGCCAGCACCCCGAAGCCGAGCACGAGTACGTCCTGGGCACCGACCGCGACGAGCTGGTGCGGCTGGGCTTCCAGCACCAGGTGTGGCGCGGCGAGGCCGCCGCCGGCTGGGAGGCGGGCGGCTTCGGGCCCGGCAAGGCGCTGCTGGACGTGGGTTGCGGCCCCGGCTACGCCACGTTCGACCTCGCCCAGCTCGTCGGCTCGCGGGGGCGGGTGCACGGCGTGGACGCCAGCGCGCGCTTCGTGGCCGAGCTGCGCGCGCAGGCGGAGGGGCGCGGCCTGGCCAACGTGTCCGCGGAGGTGGGCGACGTGGAGCGCCTGCCCCTCGCCGCCGCAAGCTTCGACGGGGCGTACGCGCGCTGGGTGCTCTTCGTCGTGAGCGACCCGGACGCGGTGGTCGCCTCCGTCGGGCGGGCGCTGCGGACGGGCGGGACGTTCGTGGTACACGACTACTGTCATTACGAAGGCGCGTTCGTCTCCCCGCCCGCGCCCGTGTTCGCCCGCGGCTTCCGCGCCGTCGCCGAGAGCATCCGCGCGCACGGCGGCGATCCCGACGTGGGCGCCGCGCTGCCGGCGATGATGCGGCGCCACGGCCTGGAGCCCCGGTCGGTGCGCCCCATCCAGCGCATCGCCCGCCCCGGCACCGCGCTGTGGAAGTGGCCGGAGACCTTCTTCGACAACTACTTCCCCTCCCTCGTCGAATCCGGCCTGCTCACCGAAGCCGAGCGCGCCGAGTTCATGGACGGCTGGCACCGCCGCGCGAACGACCCCGCCTCCTTCTTCTGGACCCCGCCGATGATCGAGATCGTGGGCGTGAAGGGCTGACCGCCACGCAGACCGCTGCCCGATATCGCCGGCCCGATCTCGTACGAATCTCGAACGAAAACGAAACCTCGCCCTGAACCATGCAATCGACCGAAGCACCGAGGTTCACCTGGGACTGGTCGGCGCGGGATCACCTGGCCGTGCGCCGCATCCTGTTCCGCAGGTCGCCCATCCGCTGGATCATCATGGGCTTCTCGCTCCTCAGCCTGGTGGTCTTGGCGACGTCCATTGCCGGCGCCGTATCCGAACATCGCTCCGTGGGCAGCATCCTTTCCGAGAACGCCCGGTGGATCGGCATCTTCCTCATGTGGAGTGTGATCCTGCCCTGGTGGGGCCGCCGCGCCAGCGTGCGCGCGCACACGAAGCTTCACAGCGGGCCGCAGTGGCTCGCTCTCGGCACCGACGGGGCGGAGGGTGGCTGCGACACCTGCTCGACGGCCCTGAGATGGGACCGGTTCTCGCGGGTGGTCGAGACCGCCGAGTTCTTCCTCATGTATTACAGCGCCAATTGCGCCGTGTATCTTCCCAAGCGGCTCCTTTCCACGCCGGCCGAGCTGGACCACATCCGTGGGCTTCTCCGCGAGCGGATGCCCCACGCGTCGTTCACCTCCCACGCCTGAACGAAACTGCCTGGGGCAGAGCGGCGGGGACGGGGAATGCCGGCGCTCCCCTGCGGCGCCCATCGGCACGGCATCTGCGCGGTTCGGCCCCGACTCTCACCCGGAGGAGCTCGTATGCTCGGTAGATTCTTGACGGTCGTCCTGATCTTCGCGGCCGCCTGTGGGCCCCTGCGCCACGGGAGCGCGCCCGAGGCCGATTCCGGCCCGCTGCGGCTGTGCGTGCGCAACGCGACGGTGGGCTACGGAACGCTGGTGGCTCGCGCGGGCAGCACGCGCTTCGACGTCGATCCCGGCTCGGAGGTCTGCAAGCCGCTGATGGGCATCACGCAGGCTACGGTGGTGCTGCGGGCGAGGACGAACGGCGGCGGCTCGGCCGGTCCGCTGTCGTACGGGACCACGCTGCTGCCCGGCACGTCGAGCTGCTGGCGCTGGCGGCTGGGCAACTCGGCCTCCACGCAACTCGACCTGCTGCCGTGCGAAGAGCCCGCCTCCGGCACCTCGTCCGGCGACACCACTCGGCACCGTTAGCCGCACCCGCCGTCCGCCCGCTTCGGGCAGATGCGCCCGCTACCGCGCATCTGCCCCACATCTCACGTTCGCGATTCCCATCCCGCGGACGCACCTCACATCTCCCGTGCCGGCCGCACACATGGTGGATCTGCTCGTGGTTCCCGACTTCCTCGACGCCGCTGCGCACGGGGAGCTGATGGCGGCGCTCCGCGAATCCGCGGGGGCAGCGGCAACGGTGCTCAGCGCTGCAGCCGGGGGTGCCGTCCACGCGAGCGTGCGCAAGGCCACACGCGTAGCCGTCCCCGCCGAGGTGCGCGAGGCCCTGCGGCAGCGCCTGCTTGCGCGCAAGGCGGAGATAGAGGCGCACTTCGGCGTGGCTCTGAACGACTGCGAGGAGCCGCAGTTCCTGCGCTACGAGGAGGGCGACTTCTTCGTTCCGCACCAGGACGGCAACACGCCGCTGGTGTACGACGACTCGCGCCACCGCCGCATCTCCGCCGTGATCTTCCTCAGCACGCACTCCGACGAGCCCACGCCGGACACGTACGGCGGCGGCTCGCTCCTCTTCCACCGCCCGTACTCGGAGCCCGGCGAGCCCATCCCCGCGCCCGCCACGCCCGGCACCCTCGTCCTCTTCCGCGCGGAGACCACACACGAGGTCACGCCCG
It includes:
- the rny gene encoding ribonuclease Y — encoded protein: MQTILIALAAALVAGAGGFMVGKSLLEGRLRSARATANDEAARIRSAAEGEAESLRKAEVLAGKEEAFRAKEEWEREEARRRDEIERVERRLQEREESLDRKFHLVEEKGQAQEKRAEAIAAREQAAEAQEQELRGRFAEVQHRLESLAGLTGDEARRTLMHEMEEEARATGAQRVREIKEEARRDGEREAKKIISLAIQRIAADHTAETTVSVVSLPSDEMKGRIIGREGRNIRAFEQATGIDVIIDDTPEAVVLSGFDPIRRETARIALEKLVSDGRIHPGRIDDVVAKSRKEVENGMREAAEEVLYELGIHGVHPEVVKVLGRLKFRTSYGQNQLLHSKEVALLAGNMAAEMGFDATLAKRMGLLHDVGKGMTHEHEGTHVELGWNLCKKYGEGPQVLNAIKAHHDEEPHLYPETFLVTAGDAISGSRPGARREMFETYVKRLEKLEEIATSFPGVERCFAIQAGRELRILVTPEQVSDEDMTRLSEETARRIEAELQYPGQIKVVVIRETRAVDFAR
- a CDS encoding methyltransferase domain-containing protein, translating into MTDRQHPEAEHEYVLGTDRDELVRLGFQHQVWRGEAAAGWEAGGFGPGKALLDVGCGPGYATFDLAQLVGSRGRVHGVDASARFVAELRAQAEGRGLANVSAEVGDVERLPLAAASFDGAYARWVLFVVSDPDAVVASVGRALRTGGTFVVHDYCHYEGAFVSPPAPVFARGFRAVAESIRAHGGDPDVGAALPAMMRRHGLEPRSVRPIQRIARPGTALWKWPETFFDNYFPSLVESGLLTEAERAEFMDGWHRRANDPASFFWTPPMIEIVGVKG
- a CDS encoding YcxB family protein; translation: MGFSLLSLVVLATSIAGAVSEHRSVGSILSENARWIGIFLMWSVILPWWGRRASVRAHTKLHSGPQWLALGTDGAEGGCDTCSTALRWDRFSRVVETAEFFLMYYSANCAVYLPKRLLSTPAELDHIRGLLRERMPHASFTSHA
- a CDS encoding 2OG-Fe(II) oxygenase, with the translated sequence MVDLLVVPDFLDAAAHGELMAALRESAGAAATVLSAAAGGAVHASVRKATRVAVPAEVREALRQRLLARKAEIEAHFGVALNDCEEPQFLRYEEGDFFVPHQDGNTPLVYDDSRHRRISAVIFLSTHSDEPTPDTYGGGSLLFHRPYSEPGEPIPAPATPGTLVLFRAETTHEVTPVTHGERYTIATWFR